CATGTCCCCTGGTCCATCTCCCAGCTGAACATTGAAGTGGCTCACACGGTCGTCCAGCACCAGAGCTCTGTCTATACACTCCCTCACCAGTTCCAGTTCCATGTTAGCACTGGAAACTACCACTGCTACTCTGtatgggtgcacacacacacattagctaGAAACAAGAAAGTCTAATGCTTGCTAAGCTGcactataattaaaaaaatcacttttcatCATTTTAATAGCATGTTGAGTCTTACAATAACATTAGCATGTAGAATAACAATAGAATCATGGCAATATTATCTCACAACTGAATTGACTCTTATTCAGATTTACTCTCACGTCAACATTATATTATTTGTGATAAAAGcattatagtgtagtgtagtgccaAACGGTATTATTTCACGACAATGTTGACCCCATTCAGGATTACTCTCTGACCATTAAATGCTTTAAAGTGCAGCTCACCTTTTACCCTTTAGGTCTGGAAGCTGACCAGCCAAGATGGCTGCCAGCCCCATGGCTCCTTCAGTATCTACAGTAGTGTGTTCATACTCCTGCATCCTCAGCATTGCCACCAAATTGTCCTTCTCTCTATGGTATGAACAATAAATCATGATTAAGacttaagcatttatttttggttctgaagatggtttggacatgttcagaggagggagagtgagtacattggtaggagaatgttggacatggagctgccaggcaggaggcaaagaggaaggccaaagaggaggtatatggatgtaattaatgaggatttgaagctagtaggtgcaagtgttgaggatgcagaagatagggttaggtggagagagatgattcgctgtggtgacccctgaagggaaaagccgaaagaagaagaagaagataatgtGCTCCAACTTCCAAAAAGAAACTGATCAGTCTGTTAATCTAATCTGAGTCAGTTTATAAATTCTATAATGTGAATTAGCAAAATCTCTATCAATGCTTGCAAGGTAAATGATGTAGAGGAAATAATTAGGAAGCTAACAGATTTAGATTGGCAGAATGTCCTCTGtaggcttattttattttaaaaaaaaaatgatgcccTCTGATTGTTGTGGTTCTGTTGTGGATCATTTGGTTTCTAGAACCAATGTGAAATTTTCTTGATCTGCTGAAACCACACTTATGTAGCATTTAAGTgttagtacagtgttatttcaCAGTTTTTAGATGTAGGAATGTTAAATATTTCCATTATGGTTTTAGTCTAACTAGAAATGTTGGGCCTTTGTACCTGACAGAGATTACTTTATCCACCATTTTCTTGGCTATTTGCAAAGTGTGTGCTCCCAAAGAGTGCTGCATGAAATCTGAGAAACAAAGCAAGAGCTCAGGTCAAAGCTGTGTCTGAATGTGGAACTGCttgtcattaataaataaggatgaaaagaacaaaaagaaaagatttgggataaaatattattatttaatattaatactatttATAAACAGAGGACTACACATTTACCTCTATAGAGCTTTTTATTTGTGGTGTGGGAGAAATCACTGACAAGCGAATCTGTTTTGAGGGACTGTAGCAGAAGTGGAAACTCCTCTGGCTCAACACCCTGttggagaaaacaaaaagatcCAGGATGAGTGATAATTCATCAGTGATAATGGCCCCTGCAGTTTTCTCTGGGCTCTTTGCTATATGATTAATGCCTTTTTTATTGATCATTAGCTTCAACCATAATTAGatgttcaataataataaagtcacCAATTTTAACATCTACTCAGTTAGATGTATTACCTGatgacatttttaaacttttagacGAGTGATTAAAGCTTTGCAACAATTTCATTCAACAGTTATTCATTCAGAATATGTCACTTGCTAGTGTAGTCTTCACCTTTTGTGGACTAATTTGACCATAAACCATTTGTATTCTCAGAATCCATGCTAACACATAAGATTAAGCCTTAAaggagataaataataaaattgactCCATGTATTGGATAGCATCTTGTACAGACATACTATGACTGAGATGCGTGGGTTTAGGTGTTTGATGGCAGCTGCAGTCCCAACCAGCACTCCGCTCTGTCCCCCAGCAGGCACAATAACTGCGTCCAGCTTTGGCACTTGCTCATGGAGCTCCTTGCCTACTGTACCCAGACCTGCcaggtacactacactgtcATCCCTGCAAGTTGGAAAGGGAGACAGATGGGTATGTGCATGAATCAATGCTTGCATGAACACCATAAAAAATGCTAAGCCAAATTACTCAGTAATAAAATGCTAATGCAGACTTGATTTCTCAAACAGTTAAATGCGACTGCTGGCATCATGATGATCTCTAATGATTGAATCTGCATGCAGCACAACAGattgataaaaacaaaaaacaaaaaaacaagccacTTACTCCTCTAGGCAGAGGTAGCCATTTTCCTTGGCCAGATGGCGGGCATGGTTTTGTGAGTCCTGAGCTGTGCTGCCATAGGAGATAACCATGGCCCCGTAGTCCCTGTACATGCGCAGCCGTGGTGGGGAAGTGTATGCAGGCATTATAACAAAGACTGGGATTTTCAGTCCCACTGCATGATGAGCCACTGCCATGGAGAAGTTACAGTCTGTGGCCACAATGACACCTTTCTTCTGCTGGTCCtgcaaatatatgaataaacttTCAGAATTTTTGTAGGTTTatttttaaccctaaccctaaccctaacccaaggaagcctcttctaaagataaTGCACAAGCaagcctgcaaacagtttgctgaagacaagcagactaaggacatggattcctgtggtctgatgagaccaaggaACCAGGCGTGTAtggtggcaaccaggtgaggagtacaaagacaagtgtgtcttgcctacagtcaagcatggtggtgggagtgtcatggtctggggctgcatgagagCTGCCGGCACTgaggagctacagttcattgagggaaccatgaatgacaacatgtactgtgacatactaaAGCAGAGCAAGATCCTCTCCCTTTGGAAACTGCTCCACATGGCactattccaacatgataacgacccaAAACCCACCTCcaagatatattttaaatactttaatttaagtacaataaaatactttcaaaaatgtgagatactgtatgtggAGTAATTTTGGCCCTGGGGGTCCTGGGGTGGGGAGATGGAGGGGTAGCTTGTTGGCATGGTAAAAGATGATGAATTGATATTAAGCTAAAAAGCATGACTaatgagatctttttttttattttttattcatcttcaggacCCGCTTCATCCTGCTCAAGGTTGTAGTAGATCCAGAACTTAAAGAAAATctggagaacccagaagaaacccaaATGGACagagggagaacatgtaaacctacacacagacagtaagccGAGCTAAGAATAAAACGGAGAACCCTGGAGCTGGAAGTTTTTCCTTTAAAGTGAGCTTATGGAAGCATCTAAAGTTGTTTAGTCTACACTCACTTGTTGATGTAATTAATTGTAACTATTGACccagttaatttaaaaaatgaagtgAAGCAAACTTTACCTGTTTTAGTGAGGAGAGCAGATACAGAACTCCTCTCTCCTTTACTGAACCTGTATAGTGGAGGTACTCTTTCTTCAGATAAATCTCCATGCCATATATTTTGGATAGTCTAGAGTactgaaaagcaaaaaagaCAATGAGTTAGATGATGGTTTGTCTGTTCAAGACCACCAAATGTTTTTCTACTGAATTCTTAAAATTTTTCCTGAAACCAAACTTCTCTATGTGTGGAGGCAGGTAAAGTTTTTACATGAAAACCAGCAAGACACAACCTCAATCCAGGCTAACCCCCTTCTTCTGCACCTCCTCCAAAAAcgatgaaatgttttaaaagtattttagaAATACAAACTGGTCTccatttatgtttacatttgctGTTTAGACAAAAATTTGAGTAGCacaagtacagtatattatttggAACAAGAAATACTGGCCTTTGGTATTACAGGCTAGAGAATGTCGTGTCAAAATGTTTATACAGAACCCGACTCATGTGGGTGGCTAGTTCTCAAATCCTGCTAGAAACTGGGTTAAGTTGACATACTGTGCAGGGGGTCTTCTGAATTCCTGACTGTTGCATATTTAATGCTGCTGCACTGATGTCCTCAAAGCCAAGGTACTCAGCAGGAGGTTTGTGTGCTGGCTTGTAGTCCTTGATGCTTTGGATGGGGGGTTTAGGAGGTGCCATCAATTGCATCTCAGGTGCTTCCATCACTTTTGTCTTAAAAGGTCTAACTTCTGCATTCAAGTACTCCTCAGCACCAAAGTCTCGGAGGCGCTCTGGGCAGATGAGGGTGGGTCGACGTGTAAGGACTCCATTGCTGATGATGCCGTCTTTTTCAGTGACGCTGCCATCATTAGATGAGCACTTCTTTATTTTGCTGCCCAAATGCCAATCATCACTGATACAGGAAGATATAGATCTTTGTTACGGGAAAAATACCTCTTTCATTCCCTGAATCATGTTTTCATTTGTAAATCAAGAAATTTACATAGATTtggttagaaaaaaatataaattattagtGGTTACTAAATAATAATTGGCTGAATATAAAACAGTTGCCAAGAAAGATGTTTAGAAATAGAGATTTAGTGTATGGAGACATTGAAAGGAAGATTATTCCTATTCCCATTTCATTGTGAGTGTGAGCTGATAACACGTACTGATCTAATAATGATACCTGTACTGTAACTGAGCCAACATTACAACTCAGACAAGACAATTTGTGTTTCAGATTTATGATCTATGTGATATAAAAAGTATAGGAAAATTGTACATTGTATAGAAAAATAATTGAGAATCAATATATCTGTTGTTTAACAGATACCATTGCATGCTGCACATTCACAGCTCAAGATATGTTACTGAAGCAGGTACAAAAATATGCTAAATCTTATCTAGGATTTCAGGTCAATATTGTCCCCAATACAAATATTCAGTTACTTAGATACTCTGCATCCATAGGTGGTTTCATTACTGATGTTTGCCTTATTCACaagttgttcttttttttatcaccaaacataaaacatttgatACAGAttgattttcttcattttttatgtcaaacacaatatcagataattcaattaaatctgatttactataaaatacaagaaaaatgtACAATCTAGAAATGTGATGCAGAGTAGTAGATGAAAGTAATCTGAACATGTTATCATAAAATATGGAGAGGGGTCCTATGTTTTGGAGCTTTGGGAAGTGCAGGGAGACCGATACAAAACCCTGGCAAACAAtagttgtactgtatatcaagATGTGACGCTTACTGGTGGAGACGTTAGATGTGTATGAGtggatgatgtgtgtttatCTTTTTATAGCTAAATTTTATACTGaatacacataaaatatatacaggaGATGAGAGAGGGAATGCCTGCCATGGAGGAAACAAGTGAAGGGTGTTTTTGGGAAGGTACAACTGATGGTATGAAGACTGGCAGGGAaatcaagaggaaaaaaagctgGGTAAGACCTACAAGAAACTACAGTGGAGGTGATATAGTAAGAGGAAGGTCTCACTTCAAGGAATCTTTGAGGTTTAGAGATGCAATTGAGATTTCCCACCTGTGCCAGAAGGGATCATAGTCCTCACTGTCACTGAATCCCCTTCGTGCTAGTGAGTTCTCCCCCACGTAGCTTGTGAAGAAAAACTGTGCAGCAAAGTTCATTCTTGAGCTTGTGTTACTGAGTTAAGCAATAGCTCCAGTTCTTATatggtctttttttctttcctctgggTAGGAACTGCAATACCGGTCAAAGCGTGCTGTTCTTCTCACACTGTTGAACTGCAGGGCCCTAACTTGCCCTGCAAGACTATTTAAGGAGGGATTACCAATAGACAAATAGCAGCCTCTTCCTGGGCTCTGTGTCTCTGCTGGCCAAGCCTTGAGCTCTATTCCTGTCTCAGTCCCCGTTTAAACTGAGCTGTGACGTGGGCTGATCAGACACTCTAACTGGATAGATAGAGACTTAACGCTTAAGAAACAATGTTCTCAGCCCTCTTTGCCTGGACATTACACTGTGTAGAAGAGACGATGTTTCAATACTCTTTCCGCTTTCTCCATACTCTGCCTATTGTAACCCTGTTACTGTCTGTTGGTGGTTAATATCTGCAACAGTACTTATGCTCTCAGACTGTCCAGACTCAGACAGGAAAGGAGCtcaatcattttttatttcataacagagaaaataacaatataatgtaCATGCACTGTGTCCACAAAGTAATCAATCCTTGCCTGTGGATTGCCTATATTTCATAATTGAGGCTTCtcttattaaaaattaatactTTTGCATATGTaattaaacaaagaaatgtaGTCTTTGATTGATGCTAGaatttaaatgttcttttatcTGTGAAGACACTCCCCCATCTGAGAGACTAACAGAACCGTTTTCTGCAATCATTTGTTCATTGTTTAATCTGGAAAATGTTAATCTCTTTAGAAAAATGTTTCCCTATGCCATTTTCagtaataatatagtaataaacTGCTAAATCCCTCTCTAATATGTACAGTAAGCTTCGAAACAGTTATAGTACTGAACATAGGATATAagtttttttaacaacaaaaaatagtTATAAATGTGATTGAATGTATTTTTAGTCTGTAAATCAAACACAGTAAATCAAAAGAGAAACTTTAAAATAGAACAAAGACTGCTCCTTTTTGTGATTGTGTTCATATTTGTTTCACACAAATGGCTTGCTTGTTCATATTTCTTGCAGTCGTTGGCTTGACTTCAGCTGTGTTTCAATTCCTCTGGTAAAAACAGGCCCACCCCAGCAGCCcactgtacaactgcacacccagcccctttcctctctctttcttactcccCTGACTGTCTTGCCTTACCCTCCTCCAAAAAGAGAGCACTTTTCTCCTGCACTGAGTATTTTCATTAGGAAAAGAGGCAAAGTGCAGAGTGAAAAAGGAAGAGAGACAACACTGAGCTACCTACTACGGCCACAAAGATTTTTGCGGGTATGTTCCTCTTACTTGAGGGAGTTTCTCTTCCTCCATTTCACTCATGAATACTTTCTTTGGTAGCTCTAGTATGTTTTGGTTGTGTTTTGCTTATACAgtattaatgatttaatgtaACCTGCCGCTCTTCCATAGGTGGCCTGTGTGTCTACTCAGAGTCATGGCATACCAGTCTATCTATCTTGCTGTCTTGCtccttctg
The Tachysurus vachellii isolate PV-2020 chromosome 6, HZAU_Pvac_v1, whole genome shotgun sequence genome window above contains:
- the LOC132846724 gene encoding L-threonine ammonia-lyase isoform X1; the encoded protein is MNFAAQFFFTSYVGENSLARRGFSDSEDYDPFWHSDDWHLGSKIKKCSSNDGSVTEKDGIISNGVLTRRPTLICPERLRDFGAEEYLNAEVRPFKTKVMEAPEMQLMAPPKPPIQSIKDYKPAHKPPAEYLGFEDISAAALNMQQSGIQKTPCTYSRLSKIYGMEIYLKKEYLHYTGSVKERGVLYLLSSLKQDQQKKGVIVATDCNFSMAVAHHAVGLKIPVFVIMPAYTSPPRLRMYRDYGAMVISYGSTAQDSQNHARHLAKENGYLCLEEDDSVVYLAGLGTVGKELHEQVPKLDAVIVPAGGQSGVLVGTAAAIKHLNPRISVIGVEPEEFPLLLQSLKTDSLVSDFSHTTNKKLYRDFMQHSLGAHTLQIAKKMVDKVISVREKDNLVAMLRMQEYEHTTVDTEGAMGLAAILAGQLPDLKGKRVAVVVSSANMELELVRECIDRALVLDDRVSHFNVQLGDGPGDMAKLLNILAREDVRLLDICHRRYSDRVDLFKVQVECVVELKDKSQNCHLRRMLSELYPTLRWLDRLNLS
- the LOC132846724 gene encoding L-threonine ammonia-lyase isoform X2, yielding MNFAAQFFFTSYVGENSLARRGFSDSEDYDPFWHSDDWHLGSKIKKCSSNDGSVTEKDGIISNGVLTRRPTLICPERLRDFGAEEYLNAEVRPFKTKVMEAPEMQLMAPPKPPIQSIKDYKPAHKPPAEYLGFEDISAAALNMQQSGIQKTPCTYSRLSKIYGMEIYLKKEYLHYTGSVKERGVLYLLSSLKQDQQKKGVIVATDCNFSMAVAHHAVGLKIPVFVIMPAYTSPPRLRMYRDYGAMVISYGSTAQDSQNHARHLAKENGYLCLEEDDSVVYLAGLGTVGKELHEQVPKLDAVIVPAGGQSGVLVGTAAAIKHLNPRISVIGVEPEEFPLLLQSLKTDSLVSDFSHTTNKKLYRDFMQHSLGAHTLQIAKKMVDKVISVREKDNLVAMLRMQEYEHTTVDTEGAMGLAAILAGQLPDLKGKRVAVVVSSANMELELVRECIDRALVLDDRVSHFNVQLGDGPGDMAKLLNILAREDVRLLDICHRRYSDRVDLFKVQGCAVCLNRWSVLWS
- the LOC132846724 gene encoding L-threonine ammonia-lyase isoform X3; the protein is MNFAAQFFFTSYVGENSLARRGFSDSEDYDPFWHSDDWHLGSKIKKCSSNDGSVTEKDGIISNGVLTRRPTLICPERLRDFGAEEYLNAEVRPFKTKVMEAPEMQLMAPPKPPIQSIKDYKPAHKPPAEYLGFEDISAAALNMQQSGIQKTPCTYSRLSKIYGMEIYLKKEYLHYTGSVKERGVLYLLSSLKQDQQKKGVIVATDCNFSMAVAHHAVGLKIPVFVIMPAYTSPPRLRMYRDYGAMVISYGSTAQDSQNHARHLAKENGYLCLEEDDSVVYLAGLGTVGKELHEQVPKLDAVIVPAGGQSGVLVGTAAAIKHLNPRISVIGVEPEEFPLLLQSLKTDSLVSDFSHTTNKKLYRDFMQHSLGAHTLQIAKKMVDKVISVREKDNLVAMLRMQEYEHTTVDTEGAMGLAAILAGQLPDLKGKRLLDICHRRYSDRVDLFKVQVECVVELKDKSQNCHLRRMLSELYPTLRWLDRLNLS
- the LOC132846724 gene encoding L-threonine ammonia-lyase isoform X4 encodes the protein MNFAAQFFFTSYVGENSLARRGFSDSEDYDPFWHSDDWHLGSKIKKCSSNDGSVTEKDGIISNGVLTRRPTLICPERLRDFGAEEYLNAEVRPFKTKVMEAPEMQLMAPPKPPIQSIKDYKPAHKPPAEYLGFEDISAAALNMQQSGIQKTPCTYSRLSKIYGMEIYLKKEYLHYTGSVKERGVLYLLSSLKQDQQKKGVIVATDCNFSMAVAHHAVGLKIPVFVIMPAYTSPPRLRMYRDYGAMVISYGSTAQDSQNHARHLAKENGYLCLEEDDSVVYLAGLGTVGKELHEQVPKLDAVIVPAGGQSGVLVGTAAAIKHLNPRISVIGVEPEEFPLLLQSLKTDSLVSDFSHTTNKKLYRDFMQHSLGAHTLQIAKKMVDKVISVRLLDICHRRYSDRVDLFKVQVECVVELKDKSQNCHLRRMLSELYPTLRWLDRLNLS